Proteins encoded by one window of Hafnia alvei:
- the yajD gene encoding HNH nuclease YajD, whose product MAVIPKNYARLETGYREKALKIYPWVCGRCSREFVYSNLRELTVHHIDHDHTNNPEDGSNWELLCLYCHDHEHSKYTEADQYGSTVIAGEDAQKDVGEATYNPFADLKAMLNKK is encoded by the coding sequence ATGGCAGTTATCCCTAAAAACTATGCCCGTTTAGAAACTGGCTACCGTGAAAAAGCGCTTAAAATCTATCCTTGGGTGTGCGGTCGCTGTTCGCGCGAATTTGTGTACTCCAATCTGCGTGAATTAACCGTGCATCATATCGATCACGATCACACCAATAACCCAGAAGACGGCAGCAACTGGGAGCTTCTGTGTTTATATTGTCACGATCATGAACACTCAAAATACACCGAAGCCGACCAATACGGTTCAACCGTAATTGCGGGTGAAGATGCGCAAAAAGACGTAGGTGAAGCCACCTATAATCCGTTTGCCGATCTTAAAGCGATGCTGAATAAGAAATAA